One Desulfobulbus propionicus DSM 2032 DNA segment encodes these proteins:
- a CDS encoding tetratricopeptide repeat protein codes for MITEKGLSWKWGYCATGVLVVCLFVLSGQATGSNEPFEVPDASLLKTVPLETQQAAAPRIEIEEMRKSVEMPAVPSLLERSPFAATPDEDLAVVDKQGASGDAPAESGTATHSAEWQLQQNQAVVLLDAASKQAKGMTAEQKLKVLSGLAAKGNADAMNGLGLLYYRGQGVDKDYAKAFEWFSKAAQQGHVEAMFGMGSCFYQGHGAGRDPVQALKWFSLAGEKGHGDSARNAGVMWDKGQGAARDEQQARTWYRKGALLGNVEAMVNLAVGYLTGNGGAQEDRLGREWLECAAERGNRAAAYNLGVLLAEGRGVAKDVDAARQWWAVAGRDGHQQAVTALTKTVKEKQSHWKSLPLPSPMAASGQGKIRPLPE; via the coding sequence ATGATCACGGAAAAAGGTCTGTCATGGAAGTGGGGGTACTGTGCGACGGGCGTGCTGGTTGTTTGTCTGTTTGTGCTGAGCGGTCAGGCAACGGGAAGTAACGAGCCCTTTGAGGTCCCTGATGCGTCCTTGCTTAAGACGGTACCGCTGGAGACCCAACAGGCGGCGGCGCCACGGATCGAGATCGAAGAGATGCGAAAATCCGTTGAAATGCCGGCCGTACCGTCGTTGCTGGAGCGTAGTCCGTTTGCAGCGACGCCTGACGAGGACCTCGCCGTGGTCGACAAACAGGGGGCATCGGGCGATGCCCCGGCCGAGTCCGGCACCGCAACCCACTCCGCAGAGTGGCAGTTGCAGCAGAACCAAGCGGTGGTCCTGTTGGACGCGGCTTCCAAGCAGGCCAAGGGGATGACCGCCGAGCAGAAGCTGAAGGTGTTGAGCGGGTTGGCGGCAAAGGGCAACGCCGATGCCATGAATGGTTTGGGCTTGCTCTACTATCGCGGCCAAGGCGTTGACAAGGATTATGCCAAAGCTTTTGAATGGTTCTCAAAAGCGGCGCAACAGGGCCACGTAGAGGCAATGTTTGGCATGGGTAGCTGCTTTTATCAGGGACACGGCGCGGGGCGGGATCCTGTCCAGGCGCTCAAATGGTTCAGTCTTGCCGGAGAAAAAGGACATGGCGACAGTGCCCGGAATGCAGGGGTGATGTGGGACAAGGGGCAGGGAGCGGCCAGAGATGAACAACAGGCACGCACCTGGTATCGGAAAGGGGCTCTTCTCGGTAATGTCGAGGCAATGGTCAATCTCGCCGTAGGCTACCTTACGGGGAACGGTGGAGCCCAGGAGGATCGATTGGGTCGGGAATGGCTCGAGTGTGCGGCCGAACGTGGCAACAGGGCGGCCGCATACAACCTGGGCGTGTTGCTCGCCGAGGGAAGGGGCGTGGCCAAGGATGTTGATGCGGCCAGGCAATGGTGGGCGGTCGCCGGCCGTGACGGACACCAGCAAGCTGTTACCGCGCTCACCAAGACCGTCAAAGAGAAACAATCTCACTGGAAATCGCTGCCTCTTCCGTCGCCAATGGCTGCTTCCGGACAAGGGAAAATTCGCCCTTTGCCAGAATAG
- the mraZ gene encoding division/cell wall cluster transcriptional repressor MraZ, whose amino-acid sequence MQRFRSHSEHSLDPKGRLNIPTRFRDVLREQYNSEMLIITHWQNCLRAYPVAEWEALEETLLAQGKNQPDFSRFVRYLIAGVSECPLDKQGRILLPPALRSGLGIEKDVVVVGMLQHFEIWDKKAWEEETRHTRETFGDFSAGLSALGIL is encoded by the coding sequence GTGCAACGATTTCGGAGTCATTCGGAACATAGCCTTGATCCGAAAGGGCGGTTGAACATTCCGACCCGGTTTCGTGACGTGCTGCGGGAGCAGTACAACTCCGAAATGTTGATCATCACCCACTGGCAGAATTGTTTGCGCGCCTATCCGGTGGCCGAGTGGGAGGCTCTCGAGGAAACGCTCCTGGCTCAGGGAAAAAATCAACCCGATTTCAGTAGGTTTGTTCGTTATCTGATTGCTGGAGTCAGTGAGTGCCCTTTGGATAAGCAAGGACGTATTCTTCTGCCGCCCGCCCTTCGCTCCGGCCTTGGGATTGAAAAGGACGTGGTGGTGGTCGGAATGTTGCAACACTTTGAAATTTGGGACAAGAAGGCGTGGGAGGAGGAAACTCGCCATACCCGCGAGACCTTTGGCGATTTTAGCGCCGGCCTGTCCGCGTTGGGTATCTTGTAA